From the Streptococcus sp. 29887 genome, one window contains:
- the hrcA gene encoding heat-inducible transcriptional repressor HrcA encodes MITQRQNDILNLIVELFTRHHEPVGSKALQEMIASSSATIRNDMAKLEQLGLLEKAHTSSGRMPSRAGFQYFVNHSLNLEHINEEDVYQVVKAFDFEAFKLEDILERASTVLADLTGYTSVILDVEPTSQQLTSFDIVQLSSHDALAVLTLDQSKPVTVQFAIPKNFLTRDLEVLKRLVDERFVGQTVLSIHYKLRTEIPQVVQRYFTTTDNVLDLMDYIFANLFRESVFISGKVASLTYGNLATYQLLDSPQLLAPELRQGLAPNQQTSISVAEHSDPALADVTIIHHRFPIPYRGMAQMSLLGPVDMDYRRQMSLINIISRVLFMKLTDYYRYLSSNHYEVN; translated from the coding sequence ATGATTACCCAACGTCAAAATGATATTTTGAATCTGATTGTTGAATTGTTTACGCGCCATCATGAGCCAGTTGGTTCTAAGGCCTTGCAGGAGATGATTGCTTCTAGCTCTGCTACCATTCGCAATGATATGGCCAAGCTGGAGCAGTTGGGCTTGCTAGAAAAGGCTCACACGTCAAGTGGTCGGATGCCCAGTCGGGCTGGTTTTCAATACTTTGTCAACCACTCGCTCAATCTGGAACACATCAATGAAGAAGATGTTTATCAGGTGGTCAAGGCCTTCGACTTTGAAGCCTTCAAGCTGGAGGACATCTTGGAGCGGGCCAGTACAGTCCTAGCGGATTTGACAGGCTACACCTCGGTCATTTTAGATGTGGAGCCAACCAGTCAGCAGCTGACTTCCTTTGACATCGTGCAGCTCAGTAGCCACGATGCTCTGGCGGTCTTGACCCTGGACCAGTCCAAACCAGTCACCGTCCAGTTTGCCATTCCCAAGAACTTTTTGACTAGGGACTTGGAAGTGCTCAAACGCCTGGTGGATGAACGCTTCGTTGGACAGACAGTCTTGTCCATTCACTACAAGCTACGGACGGAGATTCCCCAAGTGGTGCAGCGTTACTTTACCACGACGGACAATGTCTTGGATTTGATGGACTATATCTTTGCTAATCTCTTCCGAGAATCAGTCTTTATCAGTGGAAAGGTCGCATCGCTGACCTACGGCAACCTCGCCACCTACCAACTCTTGGATAGTCCTCAGCTATTGGCACCAGAGTTGCGGCAGGGCTTGGCGCCAAACCAGCAGACCAGCATTTCTGTGGCGGAACACAGTGATCCTGCCCTTGCAGATGTGACTATCATTCATCATCGCTTTCCAATCCCCTATCGGGGCATGGCCCAGATGAGTTTGCTTGGTCCTGTTGACATGGACTACCGCAGGCAGATGAGTTTGATCAACATCATCAGCCGCGTCCTATTTATGAAATTAACCGATTACTATCGTTATCTGAGCAGTAATCATTACGAAGTCAATTAG
- a CDS encoding histidine phosphatase family protein, with protein MADVRLYISRHGKTMFNTIGRVQGWCDTPLTKAGEEGIRELGLGLKDAGIDFKLAVSSDLGRTVQTMTIAQRELGILGKIPYYQDKRIREWCFGSFEGMYDAELFQGVLPRLKGTVDATGMSFAEIAAGIQEADTAGWAESWEVLSNRILTGFESIAQDLEKQGGGNALVVSHGMTIATLAHLLEPERGANVFLDNGSITVLKYEHGKLLIEAVGDLSYRKRGAELIAQGK; from the coding sequence ATGGCAGATGTAAGATTATATATTTCTCGTCACGGGAAAACCATGTTTAATACCATTGGGCGCGTGCAGGGCTGGTGTGACACACCGCTGACCAAGGCTGGTGAGGAAGGAATTCGTGAACTGGGCTTGGGGCTAAAGGATGCGGGTATTGATTTTAAACTAGCTGTGTCCAGTGACCTGGGGCGGACCGTTCAGACCATGACCATCGCCCAGCGTGAGTTGGGGATTTTGGGAAAAATTCCTTATTACCAAGACAAGCGTATCCGTGAATGGTGTTTCGGTAGTTTTGAGGGCATGTATGATGCCGAGCTTTTCCAAGGTGTCCTGCCTCGTTTGAAAGGGACAGTAGATGCAACAGGCATGTCCTTTGCGGAAATTGCAGCAGGTATCCAAGAAGCAGACACCGCTGGCTGGGCGGAATCTTGGGAGGTCTTGAGCAATCGTATCTTAACAGGTTTTGAATCCATCGCCCAGGACTTGGAAAAACAAGGCGGAGGCAATGCCCTGGTGGTCAGCCACGGTATGACCATTGCAACCCTGGCTCATCTGTTGGAGCCAGAGCGTGGTGCCAATGTCTTTCTCGATAACGGCTCAATCACCGTTCTCAAATATGAACATGGCAAGCTATTAATTGAAGCAGTTGGCGACCTATCCTACCGCAAACGCGGAGCAGAATTGATTGCCCAAGGGAAATAA
- a CDS encoding GNAT family N-acetyltransferase, whose amino-acid sequence MIELHEIGDENFHDCLHIDSGISKEDYVDSVEFSLAEAWSLRPFSHPKAIYNEGELIGYVSLYCKDSNGEIINFLIDKRYQGKGLGRKAVEVCIDYLQTEHSVTRISLPVHEKHLEARKFWKKLGFQESNNIEDDYIFMRRTT is encoded by the coding sequence ATGATAGAGCTACACGAAATTGGCGATGAAAATTTTCACGATTGCTTACATATTGATTCTGGTATATCTAAAGAAGATTATGTTGATTCAGTTGAGTTTTCATTGGCAGAGGCTTGGAGCCTTCGACCATTCTCACATCCGAAAGCTATTTACAATGAAGGTGAATTGATAGGCTACGTTTCGCTTTACTGCAAAGACAGCAATGGTGAAATCATCAATTTCTTAATTGATAAGAGGTATCAAGGAAAAGGACTTGGGAGAAAAGCAGTAGAAGTCTGTATAGACTATCTGCAAACAGAGCACAGCGTGACTCGAATTTCGCTACCAGTTCATGAAAAACATTTGGAAGCTAGAAAATTCTGGAAGAAGTTAGGCTTTCAAGAATCAAATAACATTGAAGATGATTATATCTTCATGCGTCGAACAACCTGA
- a CDS encoding DJ-1/PfpI family protein, whose product MKKVACLLYPNFSLYEIAPLTSTLVLNFGRKIDFIASTTETIYSEDGLPCHANKILEEVNIEEYDCILCPGTIDFTPALRDEHLIRFLAGLGGKPIKIAAISSAPILLAKAGLLENTLYTGGIWQNFMDYFDFLPGENFRPLPVCEDGNIITGTGFTVNAFSRQVLTSLRLVEDATMYFKENDDYSTEDFIFELSDEEFEEFKATFEKDPN is encoded by the coding sequence ATGAAAAAAGTTGCTTGTTTGCTCTATCCTAATTTTTCTCTCTATGAGATAGCTCCTTTGACTAGCACATTGGTGTTGAATTTTGGGAGAAAGATTGATTTTATTGCTTCCACTACGGAAACGATTTATTCGGAGGACGGTCTACCTTGTCATGCTAACAAGATCTTAGAAGAGGTAAATATAGAGGAATATGATTGTATTCTTTGTCCAGGGACGATTGACTTCACTCCGGCTTTGAGAGATGAGCACCTCATTCGATTTCTGGCTGGCTTAGGTGGTAAACCAATCAAAATTGCAGCGATTTCCTCTGCTCCGATCCTGCTTGCTAAGGCTGGATTATTGGAGAATACCTTATATACAGGTGGTATTTGGCAAAATTTCATGGACTATTTTGACTTTCTACCTGGAGAAAATTTTCGTCCCTTACCAGTCTGTGAAGATGGCAATATCATTACAGGAACTGGCTTTACAGTCAATGCCTTTTCGCGTCAGGTTCTTACCAGTCTAAGATTGGTTGAAGATGCGACTATGTACTTCAAAGAAAATGATGATTACTCTACGGAAGACTTTATTTTTGAGTTGTCTGACGAAGAATTTGAAGAGTTCAAAGCAACATTTGAGAAAGATCCTAACTAA
- the grpE gene encoding nucleotide exchange factor GrpE, with amino-acid sequence MSEEIKNEEIVEEVEATEEVVETPEKSELDLANERAEEFENKYLRAHAEMQNIQRRANEERQTIQRYRSQDLAKKILPSLDNLERALQVEGLTEDVKKGLEMVQESLIQALKEEGVEEVATDVFDPNLHMAIQTVPATDDCPAEHIAQVFQKGYKLHERLLRPAMVVVSE; translated from the coding sequence TTGTCAGAAGAAATCAAAAACGAAGAAATCGTAGAAGAGGTTGAAGCAACAGAAGAAGTTGTGGAGACACCTGAAAAATCAGAATTGGATTTGGCAAATGAGCGTGCAGAGGAATTTGAAAACAAGTACCTCCGTGCCCACGCTGAAATGCAAAATATCCAACGCCGTGCCAATGAGGAACGCCAAACCATTCAGCGTTACCGTTCGCAAGACTTGGCCAAGAAAATCTTGCCGAGCTTGGATAACTTGGAGCGTGCCCTTCAAGTTGAAGGTTTGACAGAGGATGTCAAAAAAGGCTTGGAAATGGTACAGGAAAGCTTGATTCAAGCCCTCAAAGAAGAAGGGGTGGAGGAAGTCGCAACAGATGTCTTTGACCCAAATCTTCACATGGCTATTCAAACTGTTCCAGCCACAGACGATTGCCCAGCAGAACACATTGCACAAGTCTTCCAAAAAGGCTACAAGCTGCATGAACGCTTGCTGAGACCGGCTATGGTGGTGGTGTCGGAATAA
- the dnaK gene encoding molecular chaperone DnaK → MSKIIGIDLGTTNSAVAVLEGTESKIIANPEGNRTTPSVVSFKNGEIIVGDAAKRQAVTNPDTIISIKSKMGTSEKVSANGKEYTPQEISAMILQYLKGYAEEYLGEKVTKAVITVPAYFNDAQRQATKDAGKIAGLEVERIVNEPTAAALAYGLDKTDKDEKILVFDLGGGTFDVSILELGDGVFDVLATAGDNKLGGDDFDQKIIDHMVAEFKKENGIDLSADKMALQRLKDAAEKAKKDLSGVTSTQISLPFITAGAAGPLHLEMTLTRAKFDELTYDLVERTKIPVRQALSDAGLSLSEIDEVILVGGSTRIPAVVEAVKAETGKEPNKSVNPDEVVAMGAAIQGGVITGDVKDVVLLDVTPLSLGIETMGGVFTKLIDRNTTIPTSKSQVFSTAADNQPAVDIHVLQGERPMAADNKTLGRFQLTDIPAAPRGIPQIEVTFDIDKNGIVSVKAKDLGTQKEQTIVIQSNSGLTDEEIDRMMKDAEANAEADKKRKEEVDLRNDVDQAIFATEKTLKETEGKGFDAERDQAQAALDELKAAQEANNLDDMKAKLENLNEKAQALAVKLYEQAAAAQQAAAGQEGAQTTNNAGDDVVDGEFTEK, encoded by the coding sequence ATGTCTAAAATTATCGGTATTGACTTAGGTACAACAAACTCAGCAGTTGCAGTTCTTGAAGGAACTGAATCAAAAATCATCGCAAACCCAGAAGGGAACCGCACAACTCCATCTGTTGTATCTTTCAAAAATGGTGAAATCATCGTTGGTGACGCGGCAAAACGCCAAGCAGTGACTAACCCAGATACCATCATCTCTATCAAATCAAAAATGGGAACTTCTGAAAAAGTTTCAGCAAACGGCAAAGAATACACGCCGCAAGAAATCTCAGCCATGATCCTTCAATACTTGAAAGGCTACGCTGAAGAATACCTTGGTGAAAAAGTAACCAAAGCGGTTATCACTGTTCCTGCTTACTTTAACGATGCTCAACGTCAAGCAACCAAAGACGCTGGTAAAATTGCTGGTCTTGAAGTTGAACGTATCGTCAACGAACCAACTGCAGCAGCCCTTGCCTACGGTTTGGACAAGACTGACAAAGATGAAAAAATCTTGGTATTCGACCTTGGTGGAGGTACTTTCGACGTATCTATCCTTGAACTTGGTGACGGTGTCTTCGACGTACTTGCAACAGCAGGTGATAACAAGCTCGGTGGTGACGACTTTGACCAAAAGATTATCGACCACATGGTAGCAGAATTCAAGAAAGAAAATGGTATCGACTTGTCAGCTGACAAGATGGCCCTTCAACGTTTGAAAGATGCGGCTGAAAAAGCGAAGAAAGACCTTTCTGGTGTAACATCAACTCAAATCAGCTTGCCGTTCATCACTGCAGGTGCAGCTGGTCCGCTTCACTTGGAAATGACATTGACTCGTGCGAAATTTGACGAATTGACTTACGACCTTGTAGAACGTACAAAAATTCCTGTTCGTCAAGCCCTTTCAGATGCAGGACTTAGCTTGTCAGAAATCGACGAAGTTATCCTTGTCGGTGGTTCAACTCGTATTCCAGCTGTTGTGGAGGCTGTAAAAGCTGAAACTGGTAAAGAGCCAAACAAATCTGTAAACCCTGATGAAGTGGTTGCCATGGGTGCGGCAATCCAAGGTGGTGTGATTACTGGTGATGTCAAAGACGTTGTACTTCTTGATGTAACACCATTGTCACTTGGTATCGAAACAATGGGTGGTGTCTTTACAAAACTCATCGACCGTAACACAACGATTCCAACTTCTAAATCACAAGTCTTCTCAACTGCTGCAGACAACCAGCCAGCTGTTGACATCCACGTGCTTCAAGGTGAGCGCCCAATGGCAGCGGACAATAAAACTCTTGGTCGCTTCCAATTGACTGACATCCCTGCAGCACCTCGTGGTATTCCACAAATCGAAGTAACATTCGACATCGATAAGAACGGTATCGTTTCTGTAAAAGCCAAAGACCTTGGTACGCAAAAAGAGCAAACTATCGTTATCCAGTCTAACTCAGGTTTGACTGACGAAGAAATCGACCGCATGATGAAAGATGCAGAAGCAAACGCTGAAGCAGATAAGAAACGTAAGGAAGAAGTGGACCTTCGTAACGATGTTGATCAAGCAATCTTTGCGACTGAGAAAACTCTGAAAGAAACTGAAGGCAAAGGCTTTGACGCAGAACGTGACCAAGCCCAAGCAGCCCTTGATGAGTTGAAAGCAGCTCAAGAAGCGAACAACTTGGACGACATGAAGGCTAAACTTGAAAACCTCAACGAAAAAGCTCAAGCTCTTGCAGTGAAACTCTACGAGCAAGCCGCAGCAGCACAACAAGCAGCCGCAGGCCAAGAAGGTGCCCAAACAACTAACAACGCAGGCGATGATGTGGTAGACGGCGAGTTTACTGAAAAGTAG